The following are from one region of the Hyla sarda isolate aHylSar1 chromosome 6, aHylSar1.hap1, whole genome shotgun sequence genome:
- the LOC130277374 gene encoding uncharacterized protein LOC130277374 isoform X1: protein MLLASIDIENLYTSIPQDKGVECIREILSHSGKSEKVTQFICESLTFILKNNAFLFDEVWYRQIGGVAMGTPVACTFANLYVASFEEKYVFTTSNPFLKFVRCYHRFVDDVFIAWDGTATNFREFVEFLNEKNEMNLRFTYKVDSKKMEFLDVLIETEGGELRTSGYRKPTAFNSLLQFSSYHPQHTKTALPYGQFLRLRRINDTDEKFISQAEELKQRLVARGYPVSIINTALKRALAQDRNNLLATNKNKKAKQDTKVKSSDNPVSRFSFSFKFSPLEKVIRRAVHNSWSLIKSDTDLGKLVHDRPLITFKRCKNLRDAVTSSNFCSNPKTTDWLTKSGPTGNHKCGTCIWCPNMKIGKSTQIGGEIIHVNTLITCRTQWVVYAMICSCGRFYIGSTKRTLNTRFREHVYSVKTKKGAPCFIEHMNSEHKGICDNLLFQGLEVVRSKENSDKRKLLLQTEAKWIIKLNAAGNLGLNERVDYSVFL from the coding sequence ATGTTGCTAGCCTCTATAGACATAGAGAATCTATACACTAGCATTCCACAAGATAAAGGGGTGGAGTGCATCAGGGAGATTTTGTCGCACTCCGGAAAGTCCGAAAAAGTGACCCAATTTATTTGTGAGTCCTTGAcatttatattaaaaaacaatGCATTTCTGTTCGACGAAGTGTGGTACAGACAGAtcgggggtgtggccatgggcaCCCCCGTGGCCTgcacatttgcaaatctgtacgtCGCTTCATTCGAGGAAAAATATGTGTTCACTACCTCCAATCCCTTCCTGAAGTTCGTCCGGTGCTATCACAGATTTGTCGATGACGTGTTCATCGCCTGGGATGGCACCGCGACGAACTTCAGGGAGTTTGTAGAATTCctcaatgaaaaaaatgaaatgaatCTTAGATTCACTTACAAAGTTGATTCGAAAAAAATGGAATTCTTAGACGTTCTTATTGAAACAGAGGGAGGGGAACTCCGCACATCAGGCTATAGGAAGCCCACAGCCTTTAATTCTCTGCTTCAGTTCTCGAGCTATCATCCTCAACACACAAAAACCGCTTTACCTTACGGACAATTTCTGCGTTTGAGACGCATCAATGATACTGATGAAAAATTTATCTCCCAAGCAGAAGAACTGAAGCAGAGATTGGTGGCTCGTGGCTATCCTGTATCTATTATTAATACAGCTCTTAAAAGAGCCTTAGCACAAGATAGAAACAACTTACTCGCaactaacaaaaataaaaaagccaaacAAGATACTAAAGTAAAATCCTCTGACAATCCAGTATCTAGGTTCTCCTTTTCTTTCAAATTTAGTCCCCTTGAAAAAGTCATAAGAAGAGCGGTACATAATAGTTGGTCCTTGATAAAAAGTGACACCGACCTAGGAAAACTGGTACATGATAGACCTCTAATCACATTCAAGCGGTGTAAAAACCTGAGGGATGCAGTTACTAGTAGTAACTTCTGTTCCAACCCTAAAACCACTGACTGGCTCACAAAATCTGGCCCCACAGGGAACCACAAGTGTGGTACATGTATTTGGTGCCCCAATATGAAAATAGGTAAAAGTACCCAAATCGGTGGAGAAATTATACATGTTAACACCCTAATTACATGCAGAACCCAGTGGGTTGTGTATGCGATGATCTGTTCATGCGGAAGGTTTTATATTGGTAGCACAAAACGCACCCTTAATACAAGATTTAGGGAACATGTTTACTCAGTCAAAACTAAAAAAGGTGCACCCTGTTTTATCGAACACATGAACAGTGAGCATAAAGGCATCTGTGATAACTTACTCTTTCAGGGACTCGAGGTTGTCCGCAGCAAAGAAAATTCTGACAAAAGAAAACTCCTGTTACAAACAGAAGCCAAATGGATTATAAAACTTAATGCTGCCGGCAACCTGGGACTCAATGAAAGAGTGGACTACAGTGTCTTTTTGTAA
- the LOC130277374 gene encoding regulator of nonsense transcripts 3B-like isoform X2 encodes MESEDSSDSIPEVPDGAVGAGRKDARDFFHQCNVKDTLQVLSLKNLEFKVLALAEKETRLFWTVNSLRSYVDCERVPRGLRAYKEPSQFSDDPEFVHTWKNIHQEYCMQMLRAVIDRNEQEYTKVTEELLKTKTELRTRLDEEKFHTFSKKMERKIVALQSIIKDQKKDKFIRDRLDYESEKVFPVGGPKKQRPRRPRGGQIRRRTTDYWTTESDSSGNEDSNRKARKDDSEKQKTSKENQDQKDQETASNSKKMDSNNKKTSGPLGGKHEGDLEGKGEEDLGRPKRSTQRNKKVSWNK; translated from the coding sequence ATGGAATCCGAAGATTCGTCTGACAGTATACCCGAGGTGCCGGACGGTGCAGTAGGAGCCGGACGGAAGGATGCAAGGGACTTCTTTCATCAGTGCAACGTTAAGGACACGTTACAAGTTCTAAGTCTTAAGAATCTTGAATTTAAAGTACTTGCTCTGGCGGAAAAAGAAACACGGCTATTTTGGACAGTTAACTCACTACGCTCATATGTGGACTGCGAAAGGGTCCCGAGAGGCTTAAGAGCATATAAAGAACCCTCTCAATTCAGCGATGACCCTGAATTTGTCCACACCTGGAAAAACATCCATCAGGAATATTGTATGCAAATGTTAAGAGCCGTCATAGATAGAAACGAACAAGAATATACAAAAGTAACAGAAGAATTGCTAAAGACAAAAACAGAACTCAGAACCCGCTTGGACGAAGAAAAATTTCATACATTCTCtaaaaaaatggaaagaaaaatagTGGCATTACAATCCATCATCAAGGATCAAAAAAAGGATAAATTTATTAGAGATCGTCTAGACTATGAATCCGAAAAGGTGTTTCCCGTAGGAGGTCCAAAAAAACAACGCCCGAGACGACCTAGAGGTGGGCAAATTAGACGTAGAACAACCGACTATTGGACCACCGAGTCTGACTCAAGTGGGAACGAGGACTCAAATAGAAAGGCTAGAAAGGAtgatagtgaaaaacaaaaaacctcaaaAGAAAATCAAGATCAAAAAGATCAAGAAACCGCATCAAATAGCAAAAAAATGGACtctaacaacaaaaaaacaagtggcccTTTAGGCGGAAAGCACGAAGGGGACCTAGAAGGAAAAGGAGAAGAGGACTTGGGTCGCCCCAAAAGGAGCACCCAGAGGAACAAAAAAGTGTCTTGGAACAAGTAG